The Kineothrix sp. IPX-CK genomic interval TTTCTCAGATTTTCTACGAGAATCACATCTTTAGGCGTACCTTCGAACAGAATCTGTCCTTGCTTCATGCCTATGATATGATCGGCGAACTTGGAGGCATGATTTAACTCGTGAATGACCATGACGATGGTGGTCTTTTCTTCGCGGTTCAGTTTGCGCAGCAATTCCAAAATCTCTAATTGGTGAGCCATATCCAGATAAGTGGTAGGCTCATCCAGAAGCAGAACCCCGGTTTTCTGAGCAAGCGCCAGAGAAATCCAGACGCGCTGCCTTTGGCCGCCTGACAATTCCTCTACCTTTCGTTCCTTAAGATCCAGAACCCCCGTTTTTTCCATAGCCCAGCGGATGATTTCGTGATCTTCCTTTTTCAGGCCGGATAATGGCTTTTGATAGGGAAAGCGCCCGTAAGCCACCAGTTCCTTTACTTGTATTCCTTCCGGGACCAGAGGACTTTGGGGCAGTACAGCCATTTTTTTTGCGAGACTTTTAGGAGGCATCCGCCGGATGTCATCTCCGTGGAGACAGATACTGCCCCTTTTTGCCGGAATTGTTTTTGCGATTGCCTTTAGCAGCGTGGACTTGCCGCAGCCGTTAGGGCCAATCAGCATTGTTACTTTTCCTTTCGGTATGATGAGGCTGGCATCCGGAATGATAATTCTGTCCTCATATGCCGCTTGCAGATTCTTAATTTCAATTCCCATTTCCGTACCTCCTATCTTTCCTTTATCATCAAATAAATAAAATATGGAACTCCCACTATGGATACAACGATCCCTACCGGAATCTCAATGGGAGAAAACAGGTTCTTTGCTATAACATCGGCTCCTACCAAAAGGATGCTGCTGATTAAGGCTGCCATAGGAAGCATTTTGCCATGTGCCGGCCCTGTGAGCTTTTTGGCGATTTGAGGCCCTAAAAGCCCCAAAAATGCTATGCTTCCTGCAACGGAAGTGGCGAGCGCTGCCAAAAAAGTGGCAAAAAGAAGAAAGAGCAAACGTTCTTTTGCCACGGACAACCCTACTCCTGCAGCCAGTTCATCACCCAGAGCCAGCACATCCAGATTCTTGCTGCGAAACAATACCGCTCCGATCAGGAGAATAACTAACGGCGCTGTAAGGAGGATATAGTTCCAACTGCTGCCCCAGAGGCTTCCGTTAGTCCAGGTCAGCACTTGATTGTAATCTCCCTTGGACATGCTTAGCTGATAAAAGGTTATCACTGCCAATATACCGCCGTTTACGCCTATTCCCGTAAGAATAAAGCGAACAGGGCGAATTCCGCCCTTGGAAGAAAGCAGATAGATAAGCCCTACGGAAAGCAAGGATCCTGTTATCGCCAGCAGCGGCATCCCCAGCACGGTAAAAAGTGGCAAGGTGGAGTAATAGTCGGTGGTTCCTGCCCAAATCCACAGTACCACGAATAATGCGGCACCCGCATTGATTCCGATCATTCCCGGCTCTGCCAGGGGATTCCTCGTAATGCCCTGAAGAATTCCTCCTGAAACGCCAAGCGCTGATGCAACGATAACAGCCAGAACTACTCTTGGTAAGCGTATCTGAAAAATGGTAAAGTTCTGCAGCTTATTCCCATTTCCCAATAGAGTTTGTATTACCTGAACCGGAGATATATGATAGCTTCCCACCATAAGGGCTATGATGATAACTGCTGAAAGGAGAAGCAGACAGACTGCCATTTTAGAACTGTTTTTTTTCTCTTTCATCTATCGTTTCTCCTTTCTTACCAGCATTAAAAACACGGGAACACCCATGCAGGCGGTAAAAAGCCCCACCGGAAGCTCATAAGGAGCCGAGATAGTCCGGGCAGCAATATCTGCCAGTAGAAGGATCGTACTTCCATATAAAAAGGAAAGGGGCATCAGTCTGCGGTAATCGTTTCCTGTGAGTTTACGAATAATGTGAGGCACGAATAGCCCCAAATATCCGATGTTGCCCGCTGCTGCTACACAGACACCGCAAATCGGAACGAGGTACAATATAATACGAAGCTTTACCCTCTCAGGTGAAATCCCCAGTCCTGCCGCCGCATCGTCCCCAAGGCTGATAATGTTGATTTTTGCGGCCGAGGCGAATGCAAGTATGGAAAAAAAGCCGCCTGCAGAAGCGACGATACCCACCTGAACCCAGCCGGCCTGACGCAAGCCGCCTGCCACCCAGAAGGCAAGCTCCTGTGAGCGATTTCCCAATAAGGCCACTACGGAAGCGAGGGAAAGAAAGAATGTACTTAAGGCAGTCCCAGCCAGCAGAATTCTGGAAATACTCTGATTAGAAGCTTTCCCCATGGTAAATATGAGTATCAGCATGCCGCTTCCCGCAGCGCCCAGTAATGCCATAAAAAAATTACCGTATACGCCGCTCACAAAAGAGGACACCGCAGCAATAGATACTGCCAGCGTAGCCCCCTGAGTTACACCCATGACAGAGGGCTCTGCAATAGGATTGCGCATAATGCCCTGCATCATAGTTCCGGCCAGAGAGAGCATCCCGCCTACCAGTATGGCCAGGAACATTCGGGGCAGGCGCACCTCGCGTATAAGCTTAGCATTTAAAGAATCGTCATAATGAAAAAAAGCCCGGTAAATTTCTGAAACGGGGATATTTTTCGCGCCGATATGAACGGACAAAATCATGCCCGCAAATAACAGCAGCACACCGGCTGCTGTTAAAATGATGGTGTTTCTTTTCATAATTGTTTATTGCTCCATTAAATCGGTGAATTCCTCTAAGAAGACTTCCCTTCCTATACAGCTGTAACCCATGTTAAAGTACGGGCTGGAAGGAAGCTCCACCACATTCCCGTCTTCTACCGCGCGCATACTGTTATAAATGCTGCTTTGTCTCAAGCTCTCCATATCCGCCTCGGTAGCCACTACAAATATGTAATCGGGATCCAGTTCGGCAAGTCCCTCATAGCTTATTACGGGCAGACTGATGTTATCCTGAGCAGGCATATTGGCAGGCTTGGCAAGTCCCATATCCTCATACATTACACTTCCGATTCCTGCGGCGTCGAAGACATAGAGCTGACCACCGCTGGCAAGAAATGCCAGATAGGTTGTTTCTTCACCATAAGCCGCTTTGATTTCCGTGCCTTTATCGCTTGCCTTCTTATCATAATCTGACAGCCACTGTGCGGCTATGTCTTCTTTTCCCATAATTTCAGCAAAGGCATTGATGTCATCCCGCCAGTTGATCTGTGCCAGCTCGATCATAACGGTAGGGGCAATTTCTTTAAGCTGCTCATACATTTTTTCCTGGACGCTGGAGATGATGATCAAATCCGGCTCTAATTCCAGAATGCCCTCGATATCCATGGTGTCCTGCATACTGAAGCCAAGGATCTTAGCACCCTTTAAGATGTCCTCAAGATAGGAGGGAAATACTGTATAATCATAAGCGTCGGAATTCGCAGTTCCTATGACGGAATATCCGTATACACTTAAAATGTCGCTGTTTCCGCTTAAATCAACGATACGCTGAGGGTCAGCGGGAATCTCAACCTCTCCTCTGGCGTCTGTAACGGTAATCGTACCTGATCCGGCGGAAGAAGCATCTGCTTCGGCGGTGTTAGTGTCTGGATTTTCGTTTTGACTGTCGTCTTGGCTATCACTTGGATTCGTACTTTCTGCAGCATTTCCATCAGCTTGTGTTTGTGTTGCCGAATTGCTGCAGCCCGCTAAGACGCCTAAGCTCATTACAGCGGCTGTCAATAATATCATAAATTTTTTCTTCATTTTTATTTCTCCTCGTATTCCGCGCCAATTTATCTTATATGGCGAGCTTACGGCGCAGACACAAGCTCGCGTAAGTAGAAGAACATCTTTTTCGAAAAAGTTAGTTTCAACTAACGACTTTTGCATTATAGCAAAGAGGTTAGTTACATGCAACTATTTTGACTTTTCTCATTATTTTATTATCTAATTGAATTACTTTTACGTTTTAAGTATAATAAGGTTTACGAACACTGCAGGCAATAAGAAAGGGGGAGGTCTCTATGTATTATTCAGAAAATCCTAATGAATTCCGTCAGATTATGCTGCGTGAATTAGGATTTCAGGCGGTAGAAAAAGAAAATTATACTTTATATGAAAATCCGAAAAATGGATTTCTTCATCTTTATACAAGGCCCGGATTATATGATTTTGGAATTGCAGATTATACCATTCCCCGTTCTTTCGTGGTTCAGTTCAACACACCGGATCCCTTTTTGCGTTTTGGGATCGTTTATGAGGGTAAGACGAGGTTCCAGCTGGAACGTCAGCCTGTTTCTTCCTTTGAAGCTTCCGCCTTTCTTGTGCTGGAGAGACATTTGAAAGGGAGACAGGCATGGAAGCCCGGCGACCATTTTTATGGAGCAGAATTCACGATCTATCCGGCATTTCTCCAGGAAATCGCTGTTCGCTTTCCTAACTTTGATCCCTTGGAGCAATTTCCGGAAAATCATACCAGACACTACCTTCCTGCGGAAATTATGGTTATTTTACAGCGTTTGTTATTACGGGATGAAGAGGATAACTTGAACGGCCTTTTATTGGAAGCCGCAATTTTAGAGTGCATGGGGGTTCTCCTGGAAAGTGAGAGGCTTCAGGCGCAGCCTGTATTTTCCTATCAGAAGGACTTTCAGAGTATTCAGCGCGCCCGCGATATACTGACGGAGCAGTTCACCCATCCTCCGACCATCGAGGCGCTCAGCCGGATGCTGCTCATCAATTCCCAGAAGCTTAAAACAGGTTTTTTCGAATATTACCATATGACTATCGGAGAATATACCGCTTCTCTAAGAATGTCTCATGCGGCAGACCTCCTTGCCACAACGGAGAAGAGTATAGCCGAAATTGCCAGAGATGCAGGATATGGCTATCCCTCCAATTTTATTAAGAAATTCCGGCAGACCTATGGCTGTACCCCGCTGAAATATCGGATAAGATGTTATCGGCCGGATTCGGAATTTTATCATAATACGTAGAGCATAGGGGCTCTCTCTTCCTTTGCTATCATACAATATGTATTTATGTTTTTTCTGCTTATATATTGTTATTATTCGGCTGCACGCATATAATACTGCATAAAACGGGAAGGGCGGATAATCATGGATTATATATATGCGCCGGAGGCTGCTCCCGGGAGACGCAGAAAAACCCAAAGATAATTGTAAAAGTTATAGAATTAGTAAAATCTTAATAATATCTTATTCGAAAAATTACAAATCATTTATGACTATTTGATAAAATAAGAGTTATTTACAATGCAAAGGAAAGGAGCATTATAGTTATATTGGAAAAAATACTTGTTGTAGACGATGAACATGAAATTGGAGACTTAATTGAATTATATCTGAAAAATGAAGGCTACACTGTTTTTAAATTTTATTCAGCAAGGGATGCTCTTGCCTATATTGAGGTGAACGAACTTGACCTTGCAATATTGGACGTTATGCTTCCGGATATGAATGGATTTAAATTATGTCAAAAAATCCGAGAGCAATATAATTACCCGATTATTATGCTGACAGCAAAAGATGAAGAAATCGATAAAATTACAGGCTTAACATTGGGTGCGGATGATTATATCACAAAACC includes:
- a CDS encoding ABC transporter ATP-binding protein; the protein is MGIEIKNLQAAYEDRIIIPDASLIIPKGKVTMLIGPNGCGKSTLLKAIAKTIPAKRGSICLHGDDIRRMPPKSLAKKMAVLPQSPLVPEGIQVKELVAYGRFPYQKPLSGLKKEDHEIIRWAMEKTGVLDLKERKVEELSGGQRQRVWISLALAQKTGVLLLDEPTTYLDMAHQLEILELLRKLNREEKTTIVMVIHELNHASKFADHIIGMKQGQILFEGTPKDVILVENLRKLYEIEAVLMENKDKGYPICTDYSLIHD
- a CDS encoding iron ABC transporter permease → MKEKKNSSKMAVCLLLLSAVIIIALMVGSYHISPVQVIQTLLGNGNKLQNFTIFQIRLPRVVLAVIVASALGVSGGILQGITRNPLAEPGMIGINAGAALFVVLWIWAGTTDYYSTLPLFTVLGMPLLAITGSLLSVGLIYLLSSKGGIRPVRFILTGIGVNGGILAVITFYQLSMSKGDYNQVLTWTNGSLWGSSWNYILLTAPLVILLIGAVLFRSKNLDVLALGDELAAGVGLSVAKERLLFLLFATFLAALATSVAGSIAFLGLLGPQIAKKLTGPAHGKMLPMAALISSILLVGADVIAKNLFSPIEIPVGIVVSIVGVPYFIYLMIKER
- a CDS encoding iron ABC transporter permease; amino-acid sequence: MKRNTIILTAAGVLLLFAGMILSVHIGAKNIPVSEIYRAFFHYDDSLNAKLIREVRLPRMFLAILVGGMLSLAGTMMQGIMRNPIAEPSVMGVTQGATLAVSIAAVSSFVSGVYGNFFMALLGAAGSGMLILIFTMGKASNQSISRILLAGTALSTFFLSLASVVALLGNRSQELAFWVAGGLRQAGWVQVGIVASAGGFFSILAFASAAKINIISLGDDAAAGLGISPERVKLRIILYLVPICGVCVAAAGNIGYLGLFVPHIIRKLTGNDYRRLMPLSFLYGSTILLLADIAARTISAPYELPVGLFTACMGVPVFLMLVRKEKR
- a CDS encoding ABC transporter substrate-binding protein; amino-acid sequence: MKKKFMILLTAAVMSLGVLAGCSNSATQTQADGNAAESTNPSDSQDDSQNENPDTNTAEADASSAGSGTITVTDARGEVEIPADPQRIVDLSGNSDILSVYGYSVIGTANSDAYDYTVFPSYLEDILKGAKILGFSMQDTMDIEGILELEPDLIIISSVQEKMYEQLKEIAPTVMIELAQINWRDDINAFAEIMGKEDIAAQWLSDYDKKASDKGTEIKAAYGEETTYLAFLASGGQLYVFDAAGIGSVMYEDMGLAKPANMPAQDNISLPVISYEGLAELDPDYIFVVATEADMESLRQSSIYNSMRAVEDGNVVELPSSPYFNMGYSCIGREVFLEEFTDLMEQ
- a CDS encoding AraC family transcriptional regulator, coding for MYYSENPNEFRQIMLRELGFQAVEKENYTLYENPKNGFLHLYTRPGLYDFGIADYTIPRSFVVQFNTPDPFLRFGIVYEGKTRFQLERQPVSSFEASAFLVLERHLKGRQAWKPGDHFYGAEFTIYPAFLQEIAVRFPNFDPLEQFPENHTRHYLPAEIMVILQRLLLRDEEDNLNGLLLEAAILECMGVLLESERLQAQPVFSYQKDFQSIQRARDILTEQFTHPPTIEALSRMLLINSQKLKTGFFEYYHMTIGEYTASLRMSHAADLLATTEKSIAEIARDAGYGYPSNFIKKFRQTYGCTPLKYRIRCYRPDSEFYHNT